In one Nitrospira sp. CR1.1 genomic region, the following are encoded:
- the surE gene encoding 5'/3'-nucleotidase SurE, whose product MARVRILVTNDDGIASPGIHAVAAALDALGEVWIVAPDRERTAVGHAVTLHKPLRITKMAPRVFMVNGTPVDCVNLALVKILPGSPALIVSGINRGVNLGDDVMYSGTVSGALEGTILGIPSVAVSQEGGETFRFEVGARYAARVAAEVLRHGLPAETILNVNIPDLPLRSIKGVKVTCLSRRRFNNPIVEKVDPRGRKYYWIAGTRQSWSRKQDADHEALERRMVSVTPIHLDTTHHAMLEHFKAWEQPLSKRSTTGTAASRRAHRRSHA is encoded by the coding sequence GTGGCGCGCGTACGAATTCTGGTAACCAACGATGATGGGATTGCGTCCCCCGGAATTCATGCCGTCGCAGCTGCGCTCGACGCGCTGGGGGAAGTGTGGATTGTCGCACCCGACCGCGAACGAACCGCGGTGGGACATGCGGTCACCCTGCACAAACCGCTGCGCATCACCAAAATGGCGCCCCGCGTGTTCATGGTGAACGGGACACCCGTGGATTGTGTCAATCTCGCGTTGGTGAAAATCTTGCCGGGATCTCCGGCGCTGATCGTATCGGGGATCAATCGCGGCGTAAATCTCGGCGATGATGTGATGTATTCCGGTACCGTGTCAGGCGCCTTGGAGGGAACGATTCTCGGCATTCCATCGGTAGCTGTATCGCAGGAAGGCGGGGAGACATTCCGGTTTGAGGTCGGGGCGAGGTATGCGGCTCGAGTGGCTGCTGAAGTGCTGCGGCACGGATTGCCGGCGGAGACCATTTTGAACGTGAATATTCCCGATCTTCCGTTACGTTCCATCAAGGGGGTCAAGGTCACGTGTTTGAGCCGGCGCCGCTTCAATAATCCCATTGTCGAGAAAGTGGATCCCAGAGGGCGCAAATATTACTGGATTGCGGGGACCCGCCAATCGTGGAGCCGTAAGCAGGATGCAGACCATGAAGCCTTGGAGCGCCGGATGGTGTCCGTGACGCCGATCCATCTCGATACGACCCACCACGCGATGCTGGAACACTTTAAAGCCTGGGAGCAGCCGCTCTCCAAACGGTCCACGACCGGGACCGCGGCGAGCCGGCGTGCGCATAGGAGGTCTCACGCGTGA
- the rlmB gene encoding 23S rRNA (guanosine(2251)-2'-O)-methyltransferase RlmB, which translates to MAPVDGKDNSSEVIYGLHAVREALRAGVRPLQRLLVLGTDRQFGEVVRLARERRVPVYVEPRAAFDRLVPAGHHQGVIGLVAAKSYADPDMILASAQTPDQTPLLVLLDGVEDPHNLGAILRTAEASGVQGVFIPERRAVGLTSVVAKASAGAMDYMPVGRVSNLSRWIERLQQAGVWVYALDAEAPKVYTQLDFRGPVALVFGGEGKGVRPGVRGACDDAAHIPMSGKVGSLNVSASAAIVLYEAVRQRRERGEGKA; encoded by the coding sequence ATGGCACCAGTCGATGGAAAAGATAATTCGTCGGAAGTGATTTACGGCCTGCATGCGGTGCGCGAGGCGCTTCGTGCCGGGGTCCGTCCTCTTCAGCGGCTGCTCGTGTTGGGAACAGATCGGCAGTTCGGGGAAGTCGTGCGGCTCGCCAGAGAGCGACGCGTGCCGGTGTATGTCGAGCCACGCGCGGCCTTTGATCGGCTTGTTCCCGCCGGCCACCACCAGGGCGTGATCGGCCTGGTCGCCGCCAAGTCTTATGCCGACCCGGATATGATTCTCGCTTCGGCGCAGACCCCTGATCAGACTCCTCTGTTGGTGCTGCTCGACGGTGTCGAGGATCCGCACAACCTCGGGGCGATTCTTCGGACGGCTGAAGCGTCAGGGGTGCAGGGGGTATTCATTCCCGAACGCCGGGCGGTGGGATTGACGAGTGTGGTGGCCAAGGCGTCAGCCGGAGCCATGGATTATATGCCGGTCGGCAGAGTGTCCAACCTGTCGCGATGGATCGAGCGTCTGCAACAGGCCGGCGTCTGGGTATATGCGTTGGATGCCGAAGCGCCGAAGGTCTACACGCAGCTGGACTTCCGCGGGCCCGTCGCCCTGGTGTTTGGCGGAGAAGGGAAGGGCGTGCGGCCAGGAGTTCGCGGTGCCTGCGATGATGCGGCGCACATTCCCATGTCGGGGAAGGTTGGTTCGCTCAATGTCTCTGCGTCGGCGGCCATCGTCCTGTATGAGGCTGTGCGTCAGCGCCGGGAACGAGGGGAAGGGAAGGCCTGA
- a CDS encoding integration host factor subunit alpha, with product MRKADIANEIFKQVGVSKNDAADIVELVLNLLKGVLQKGDAVKIAGFGNFVVRSKGARKGRNPRTGEEIGITPRRVVTFRPSQVFKKYVNS from the coding sequence ATGAGAAAGGCGGATATCGCGAACGAAATCTTCAAGCAGGTTGGAGTGTCTAAAAACGATGCAGCTGATATCGTCGAACTCGTGCTCAATCTGCTGAAGGGAGTGCTGCAAAAGGGTGATGCAGTCAAAATCGCAGGATTTGGAAATTTTGTCGTTCGAAGCAAAGGGGCCCGCAAAGGGCGTAATCCGCGAACCGGTGAAGAAATCGGCATTACCCCCCGTCGCGTGGTGACGTTTCGGCCCAGTCAGGTCTTTAAAAAGTACGTGAATTCCTAG
- a CDS encoding general secretion pathway protein GspE, which produces MIRATSTGVLSSGPTSGKPCSPRIRPSGLYEPLVRQGFIRQEELTLALSEAWRKRMDVATLLMDRYRIPKPVIGAVLAEFYGCPFLAYDEQTVVEPELLKNLSLDYLRMNHWVPLRRQDLGVEVLIDDPQNPDKLLDVRRAFPGQAVLYRVGLRADIERVLSDMCGREVGDPITDILGELVSEAQLEEQQNATIAAITENDSAIVRLANQIIAEAYRRGASDIHIEPYADRKETAVRFRVDGTCFTYMRIPAAYRRAIVSRVKIMASLDIAERRKPQDGKIRFKLTTGQEIELRVATLPTAGFNEDVVLRLLSANGPRRLEEFEFSAETRRLVEHLAHKPHGIVLCAGPTGSGKTTTLHAILASINTDERKIWTAEDPIEITQDGLRQVQVHPKIGLTFAATMRAFLRADPDVIMIGEMRDKETADIAIEASLTGHLVFSTIHTNSAVETVVRLLDMGCDPFNFSDAMLGVLALRLCKRICSHCRESYHPTRGEYDELAQAFGEEEWATRRPTYDGACRLFRGRGCEVCNHTGYRGRVPIHELMVVSERMKALIQGRTRTGELLALAKSEGMHTLLQDGIEKVLQGLTTYKQVRAVAMK; this is translated from the coding sequence ATGATTCGCGCAACTTCGACAGGGGTATTGTCAAGCGGACCGACATCAGGGAAACCATGCTCGCCCCGGATACGTCCCTCGGGCCTCTATGAGCCACTCGTTCGTCAGGGGTTTATCCGGCAGGAGGAGCTGACGCTTGCCCTTTCAGAAGCGTGGCGAAAGCGGATGGATGTGGCCACGCTTCTCATGGATCGCTATCGAATTCCCAAACCGGTAATCGGCGCAGTTTTGGCAGAATTCTACGGCTGTCCGTTTCTCGCCTATGATGAGCAGACGGTCGTGGAGCCTGAGTTGCTGAAGAACCTCAGCCTCGACTATCTGAGAATGAATCATTGGGTTCCTCTCCGGCGGCAGGACCTGGGGGTAGAGGTTCTGATCGACGATCCTCAAAACCCTGACAAGTTGCTCGATGTGCGGCGTGCATTTCCAGGTCAGGCGGTCTTGTATCGCGTAGGTTTGCGGGCGGATATCGAGCGCGTGTTGAGTGACATGTGTGGGCGTGAGGTCGGCGATCCGATCACGGACATTCTCGGCGAGCTGGTCAGTGAAGCACAGTTGGAAGAACAGCAGAATGCGACCATTGCCGCAATCACCGAAAACGATTCGGCGATCGTCCGTCTCGCCAATCAGATTATTGCGGAGGCCTATCGGCGTGGCGCGTCGGATATTCATATCGAGCCTTATGCCGACCGTAAAGAAACGGCTGTGCGTTTTCGAGTGGATGGGACGTGTTTCACCTACATGAGGATTCCCGCCGCCTATCGTCGGGCGATTGTCTCGCGCGTGAAGATCATGGCCAGCCTGGATATCGCCGAACGGCGTAAGCCCCAGGATGGAAAAATCCGCTTCAAATTGACTACGGGGCAGGAGATTGAATTGCGTGTCGCAACGCTTCCCACCGCCGGGTTTAACGAAGACGTGGTTCTCCGCTTGCTGAGCGCCAACGGTCCCAGGCGACTCGAAGAGTTCGAATTCAGTGCCGAGACTCGCCGTCTGGTTGAACATCTCGCCCATAAACCGCATGGTATTGTCCTGTGCGCCGGTCCGACAGGGTCAGGCAAGACGACGACGTTGCACGCCATTCTGGCTTCTATCAATACGGACGAACGAAAGATCTGGACGGCGGAAGATCCGATAGAGATCACGCAGGATGGCCTACGGCAGGTGCAAGTCCACCCGAAGATCGGACTGACGTTTGCCGCCACGATGAGAGCCTTTCTGCGGGCCGACCCTGATGTGATCATGATCGGCGAAATGCGCGACAAGGAAACGGCGGATATTGCCATTGAAGCCTCGTTGACAGGCCACCTGGTGTTCAGCACCATCCATACGAATAGTGCCGTGGAAACGGTCGTGCGGCTGCTTGATATGGGTTGTGATCCGTTCAATTTTTCTGATGCCATGCTGGGTGTGCTGGCTTTGCGGCTGTGTAAACGTATTTGTTCGCACTGCCGGGAGTCCTACCATCCGACTCGCGGCGAATACGATGAATTGGCGCAGGCTTTCGGAGAGGAAGAATGGGCAACTCGGCGACCGACGTATGATGGGGCGTGCAGATTGTTTCGCGGCCGAGGATGTGAGGTGTGCAATCACACCGGGTACCGTGGGCGGGTTCCAATCCATGAGTTGATGGTCGTCTCAGAGCGGATGAAAGCGCTCATTCAAGGGAGAACCCGCACCGGGGAATTGCTGGCGCTTGCCAAAAGTGAGGGCATGCACACCTTGCTGCAGGATGGCATTGAAAAGGTCCTCCAAGGGCTCACTACATACAAGCAAGTGCGCGCAGTGGCTATGAAATAG
- a CDS encoding MerR family transcriptional regulator yields MGNDPRLGSKVFYKIGEVSKISKLPAYVLRFWESEFSFLRPKKSRGNQRLYVQRDVDTVLEIKRMLYDEGHTLAGVKRYWARRGRATVKKSGSRKELAQRVRGDLQAIIRMIDSHSV; encoded by the coding sequence ATGGGGAATGATCCCAGACTGGGAAGTAAGGTTTTTTATAAAATCGGCGAAGTCAGCAAGATTTCTAAATTGCCGGCTTATGTCTTGCGGTTCTGGGAGTCGGAGTTTAGCTTCCTGAGGCCCAAGAAAAGCCGTGGCAATCAGCGTCTGTATGTGCAACGTGATGTGGATACGGTGTTGGAGATTAAGCGCATGCTCTATGATGAAGGGCACACGCTGGCCGGAGTGAAGCGGTACTGGGCTCGCCGGGGACGGGCAACCGTCAAGAAAAGCGGGTCGCGGAAAGAACTGGCACAACGTGTCAGGGGCGATCTCCAGGCGATCATCCGCATGATCGATTCACATTCAGTGTGA
- a CDS encoding DedA family protein has protein sequence MIEWLIEVLGRFVIATISTLGYTGIVVTMAIESACIPLPSEIIMPFSGYLVSTGQFTLLGVTLAGAIGNVLGSLVAYYVGVWGGRPFVERYGRYVLVSQHDMEVADRWFAKHGEAAVLIGRLLPVVRTFISLPAGIARMDIKKFVLYSFVGAVPFCYALAYVGLKMGEHWNELHQYFHHADLVIGVCLAVGLGYFVWSHWPRRRHSME, from the coding sequence CTGATCGAGTGGTTGATCGAAGTCCTCGGCAGATTTGTCATTGCGACCATCTCGACCCTTGGCTACACCGGCATCGTGGTGACGATGGCGATCGAAAGCGCCTGCATTCCCCTGCCGAGTGAAATCATCATGCCGTTTTCCGGCTATCTGGTCTCCACCGGCCAATTTACTCTGCTGGGCGTCACTCTGGCCGGTGCGATCGGGAACGTGCTGGGGTCCTTAGTGGCCTATTATGTTGGTGTGTGGGGTGGGCGGCCGTTTGTCGAGCGATACGGCCGATATGTGCTTGTGTCGCAGCATGACATGGAAGTGGCCGACCGATGGTTTGCGAAACATGGAGAGGCGGCGGTGTTGATCGGCCGACTGCTGCCCGTGGTTCGAACGTTCATCTCTCTCCCGGCGGGAATTGCGCGCATGGACATTAAAAAGTTCGTGCTGTATTCGTTTGTCGGGGCGGTTCCGTTCTGTTATGCGCTCGCATATGTGGGATTAAAGATGGGGGAGCACTGGAATGAATTACACCAGTATTTCCATCACGCCGATCTGGTGATCGGTGTGTGTCTCGCTGTGGGCCTCGGCTATTTCGTTTGGTCGCATTGGCCCAGGCGCCGCCACTCCATGGAGTAA
- a CDS encoding prepilin-type N-terminal cleavage/methylation domain-containing protein, translating to MALAHLPVAMGVSSFHHRSSVARCQRGFTLIEVMIAVAIVGILAMVAVPNYLQWNARYQLKQGTTELAGSLNLARMAAMNRNLAVTVTLALVSGRVNVDFGGALAPILLPQAIVGFTGGPTVQFTRQGLSGATANVPLTLVSQQGTVYSLVVTPSGKVNWCAQATCP from the coding sequence ATGGCACTTGCTCATCTGCCTGTCGCTATGGGTGTCTCTTCTTTCCACCACCGGTCCTCCGTTGCCCGTTGCCAGAGGGGTTTTACCCTCATTGAAGTGATGATCGCCGTTGCGATTGTCGGCATTCTAGCAATGGTAGCCGTTCCGAATTATCTGCAATGGAATGCTCGGTATCAGCTGAAACAAGGCACGACCGAATTGGCCGGCAGCCTGAACCTGGCCCGGATGGCTGCGATGAATCGCAATCTCGCCGTCACCGTGACGTTGGCGCTGGTGTCCGGCAGGGTAAATGTGGATTTTGGCGGTGCGCTGGCCCCCATCCTGCTGCCTCAGGCGATCGTCGGATTTACCGGTGGTCCGACGGTGCAATTCACTCGGCAGGGATTGAGTGGGGCGACGGCGAACGTGCCGCTGACCCTGGTCTCTCAACAAGGGACGGTCTATTCCTTGGTCGTCACTCCCTCCGGCAAGGTGAACTGGTGCGCTCAGGCCACTTGTCCATAG
- a CDS encoding cysteine--tRNA ligase, translating to MLRLYNTLTGNKEPFEPMVPGKVRMYVCGVTVYDYCHIGHARSALVFDVLRRYLEYSGFGVEFAKNFTDVDDKIIKRAHEQGVSCEHITTTYIQAYYDDMDRLGVRRATLEPRATEHIADIVALVDTLVAKGLAYRVDGDVYFQVDRYPVYGRLSKRKIDELQAGARVDVDERKRHPMDFALWKGSKPGEPSWDSPWGPGRPGWHIECSAMAMRHLGETFDIHGGGMDLIFPHHENEIAQSCGATGKEFARYWVHNGFVQINQEKMSKSLGNFFTIREIFDKSEWPDAVTGEMLRYFLLSTHYRSPLDFSDQSLAEAKNALNGLYDLFERLKESAPAHGAADQQIREANTRTRQAFVDAMDDDVNTPNAVAALQKLRGETNKALEAGLSAEMRHAVRSEFRSLGAVLGLLQPDRWQFNSQVRDKTHGAPGVPTKVLSDEDIADKIAARLAAKQSKDYKLADRLRAELASQGIVIEDRPDGTSRWKR from the coding sequence ATGTTGCGCCTCTATAATACATTGACCGGAAACAAGGAACCGTTTGAGCCCATGGTGCCTGGCAAGGTCCGCATGTACGTGTGCGGAGTGACGGTGTATGACTATTGTCATATCGGACATGCTCGCAGCGCGTTAGTCTTTGATGTGTTGCGGCGCTATCTGGAATACTCCGGCTTTGGCGTGGAGTTTGCCAAGAACTTCACCGATGTCGATGACAAGATTATCAAGCGCGCTCACGAACAAGGGGTCAGTTGCGAGCACATCACGACGACATACATTCAGGCGTATTACGACGATATGGATAGGCTCGGGGTTCGGCGGGCTACCCTTGAGCCGAGGGCGACGGAACACATCGCCGACATTGTCGCGCTGGTCGATACTTTGGTGGCCAAGGGGCTGGCCTATCGCGTCGACGGGGATGTCTATTTCCAAGTTGACCGGTATCCGGTGTATGGCCGCCTCTCCAAACGAAAGATTGATGAGTTGCAGGCCGGCGCGCGCGTGGATGTGGACGAGCGCAAACGCCACCCTATGGATTTTGCCCTGTGGAAAGGGAGCAAGCCCGGTGAACCGTCATGGGACAGCCCGTGGGGCCCGGGTCGTCCGGGTTGGCATATCGAATGCTCGGCGATGGCGATGCGGCATCTTGGTGAAACCTTCGACATTCACGGCGGCGGGATGGATCTCATCTTCCCGCACCACGAGAACGAGATCGCGCAATCGTGTGGAGCAACCGGCAAGGAATTCGCGCGCTATTGGGTGCATAACGGTTTTGTGCAGATCAATCAAGAGAAGATGTCCAAGTCCTTGGGGAATTTCTTTACCATTCGAGAAATTTTCGACAAGTCTGAATGGCCTGATGCGGTGACGGGCGAGATGTTGCGATACTTTTTGCTGTCCACGCACTATCGCAGCCCGTTGGACTTTTCCGATCAAAGCCTGGCGGAAGCCAAAAACGCCCTCAACGGATTGTATGATCTCTTTGAACGACTGAAGGAGTCGGCTCCTGCCCATGGCGCGGCCGATCAGCAGATCCGCGAGGCGAATACCCGAACGCGGCAGGCGTTTGTTGACGCCATGGACGATGACGTCAATACGCCCAATGCTGTGGCCGCGCTGCAGAAGTTGCGCGGAGAAACGAACAAGGCGCTTGAGGCTGGACTGTCCGCTGAGATGCGGCACGCCGTGCGGAGCGAGTTTCGTTCGTTGGGGGCGGTGCTGGGGCTGTTACAGCCTGACCGGTGGCAGTTCAACAGTCAGGTGCGGGATAAAACTCATGGCGCTCCGGGTGTCCCAACGAAGGTTTTGTCCGACGAAGACATCGCTGACAAAATTGCTGCCCGACTGGCCGCAAAACAATCCAAGGACTATAAGCTGGCGGACCGGCTCCGAGCCGAGCTGGCGTCTCAGGGCATTGTGATCGAGGACCGGCCGGATGGCACCAGTCGATGGAAAAGATAA
- a CDS encoding prepilin peptidase: MIPYVIVLLFGAVIGSFLNVCIYRLPREESVAWPASRCPACGRPVAVYDNIPILSYLILQGRCRSCHAPISIQYPVVEAANAIGYVLIFWMFDFSAEAWAYAAVLSALIVITGTDLSHTMIPDAVTLPGIVVGLACAAVILPISLMDSLLGVLVGGGILWFLAWVSPYVFGKEGMGGGDIKLMAMVGAFIGWQPVLLAIMIGSFLGSVVGVGLIAAGITRRDQYIPFGPFLAVGSLLALLFHQPLLNWYWSLINLPQ; this comes from the coding sequence ATGATCCCCTATGTGATAGTGCTGCTGTTCGGTGCGGTCATCGGCAGCTTTCTCAATGTCTGTATCTACCGATTGCCGCGCGAGGAATCTGTGGCATGGCCCGCCTCCCGTTGTCCCGCCTGTGGCCGGCCTGTCGCGGTGTACGACAACATCCCCATTCTGAGTTATCTGATCCTGCAGGGTCGGTGTCGTTCCTGCCATGCGCCGATTTCTATTCAATATCCAGTGGTCGAAGCGGCTAACGCGATCGGATATGTGCTGATTTTTTGGATGTTCGATTTTTCCGCCGAAGCCTGGGCCTATGCGGCCGTACTCTCGGCGCTGATTGTCATTACGGGGACCGATCTTTCCCATACGATGATCCCTGATGCGGTGACTCTGCCGGGGATTGTCGTTGGTCTGGCGTGCGCCGCCGTCATTCTGCCGATCAGCCTGATGGACTCGCTTCTCGGCGTCCTTGTGGGCGGAGGAATTCTATGGTTCTTGGCCTGGGTTAGCCCCTATGTCTTCGGAAAAGAGGGAATGGGCGGCGGGGATATTAAACTCATGGCCATGGTCGGCGCCTTCATCGGGTGGCAGCCGGTGTTGTTGGCCATTATGATCGGATCGTTTTTGGGCTCCGTGGTCGGTGTCGGCCTCATTGCTGCCGGAATCACCCGGCGCGATCAATATATTCCCTTCGGACCGTTCCTCGCGGTGGGATCGCTTCTCGCGCTCCTGTTTCACCAGCCTCTCCTCAACTGGTATTGGTCTCTCATCAATCTGCCACAGTGA
- a CDS encoding prepilin-type N-terminal cleavage/methylation domain-containing protein — translation MKHTRQQKEASGLMSTMQQGFTLLEAMVAAGVLSVGLLGLAGLSGMSLGKNVDANDMARVTNIAADMAERIQNNRQRVLDYHNTTTAAACPQSVSTQRMAWGDCAQWQTLVANSGLPNAGGVVTSTRLDPDPTANPVTMNRFLVTITVNWQTRKTDVSTARNKTAVFTTVVAPE, via the coding sequence ATGAAACACACGAGACAGCAAAAAGAAGCGTCCGGCCTGATGTCGACCATGCAGCAGGGTTTTACCCTGTTAGAGGCAATGGTTGCAGCAGGAGTGCTTTCAGTCGGGCTCTTGGGTCTCGCGGGATTGTCCGGGATGTCGCTGGGAAAAAATGTTGATGCCAACGATATGGCGCGCGTCACCAATATCGCCGCCGATATGGCTGAGCGCATTCAAAATAATCGGCAACGTGTGTTGGATTACCACAACACCACAACGGCCGCAGCATGTCCGCAAAGCGTCAGCACGCAACGCATGGCCTGGGGCGATTGTGCGCAGTGGCAAACCCTGGTGGCCAATTCCGGTCTCCCCAATGCCGGAGGAGTTGTGACGTCAACCCGCCTCGATCCGGATCCCACTGCGAATCCGGTGACGATGAATCGCTTTTTGGTGACCATCACAGTGAATTGGCAAACCAGAAAGACAGATGTGAGCACCGCTCGGAATAAGACCGCCGTGTTTACGACGGTCGTCGCGCCTGAATAG
- a CDS encoding prepilin-type N-terminal cleavage/methylation domain-containing protein: MTRPEVRYMKQHGSMTSASGFTLVESMVALVVLSIGIIGTIGMCEWAQRGLQRGAMTTTALALAESCLEAKRSLPWDQLLADDLDQNGTLESIMRDDGLVDDEINGDGIFTGSQTRSNIRLVWTVELNRAGQPGSSSLATIEARATFTTLGGQEREVRVRTIRANPRVVGSVTLS; encoded by the coding sequence ATGACACGACCTGAGGTGAGGTATATGAAACAACACGGTTCGATGACGAGTGCGTCGGGGTTTACGCTGGTGGAAAGCATGGTGGCCTTGGTGGTGCTGTCGATTGGAATCATCGGGACGATTGGAATGTGCGAGTGGGCTCAGCGTGGCCTTCAGCGCGGTGCGATGACGACAACGGCTCTGGCTTTGGCGGAATCGTGCCTGGAGGCGAAACGAAGCCTGCCGTGGGATCAGTTGTTGGCGGATGATCTCGATCAGAACGGGACTCTGGAGTCCATCATGCGCGACGACGGTCTAGTGGACGATGAAATAAATGGCGACGGCATCTTCACCGGCAGTCAGACGCGCTCCAATATCAGACTGGTCTGGACGGTGGAACTGAATCGCGCAGGTCAGCCAGGGTCTTCGAGCCTGGCGACGATCGAGGCGCGGGCGACGTTCACCACGCTCGGCGGGCAGGAACGCGAAGTGCGTGTGCGTACGATCCGGGCAAATCCACGCGTTGTCGGCTCGGTGACGTTGTCATGA
- a CDS encoding prepilin-type N-terminal cleavage/methylation domain-containing protein: MTHASLLRSQQVVPMRTGWCLNTRGVSLIELLIAMAISSVAISGAIQAFAAYGLRLSAQHASMTANQELRLGLDVLCSELRLAGGGLLGGETAFRKMAVDEVEFFANLSGSSTVLTQVAEAGRQDLPVEDGADWPRGKQVLLCTAARCAWNRLATDGRKQTLMLMAPTSEQYQAKSAVFLLNRVRYYVKRLDEKTGRLMREVDGIASTVLSDVSGVQLQYFTSSGGIATDARDVVRVRATIQVGQQGSMLSRDIAIRM, from the coding sequence ATGACACATGCAAGCCTTCTTCGCTCACAACAGGTAGTGCCGATGCGCACAGGATGGTGTCTCAACACCAGGGGCGTAAGTCTGATCGAACTCCTCATCGCCATGGCCATCAGCAGCGTGGCGATATCGGGAGCGATTCAAGCCTTTGCCGCCTACGGTCTTCGGTTGAGCGCCCAGCACGCCAGCATGACGGCCAATCAAGAACTGCGGCTAGGGCTGGATGTGCTGTGTAGCGAACTGCGGTTGGCGGGAGGCGGGTTATTGGGTGGAGAGACGGCTTTTAGGAAGATGGCGGTGGACGAAGTCGAATTTTTTGCCAACTTGAGCGGGTCGTCAACCGTCCTGACCCAAGTTGCGGAAGCTGGTCGGCAGGACTTGCCGGTCGAAGATGGCGCCGATTGGCCAAGGGGCAAGCAAGTGCTGCTCTGTACTGCCGCGCGTTGTGCCTGGAATCGTTTGGCTACTGACGGCCGGAAGCAAACATTGATGCTCATGGCGCCGACTTCCGAGCAGTATCAGGCGAAAAGCGCCGTCTTTCTGCTGAATAGGGTTCGCTATTACGTGAAGCGCCTTGATGAGAAGACAGGGCGATTGATGCGAGAAGTGGACGGCATAGCGAGCACAGTGTTGAGCGATGTGAGCGGAGTGCAGCTGCAGTATTTCACCAGCAGCGGAGGCATAGCGACGGATGCGCGTGATGTCGTGCGGGTTCGTGCGACGATACAGGTTGGACAACAAGGATCGATGCTCTCGCGAGATATTGCGATCCGGATGTAA
- a CDS encoding prepilin-type N-terminal cleavage/methylation domain-containing protein produces MMWSMPMRRCERNQQGFTLVELMAAVLITVVIVAATMTMVVTSNRANVVNTQVADTQQNVRLATDLLSRDIKLAGFNYNATDPATAAVGSCKATIGAVTKPVGLLPQDQSPNGADTGADGVSMVLPIMNTTGWTLTAAAGGTANAATFDNSISLSGTAITEMLAQGLAVDSTISIGGAVSKTVKTIGATSIGFGAGNYVSGQFPIGTPVYLMQCVRYQIVVNTPATCGSNAPCLVRDNVPLVDGVEDLQITYACDGCNQAAPNPLYADGIIDDQDGTSSGGFPTFSQGDFVSDGSWAITPRTPDKIRMAQVSLVVKPTKADDGLDEKGTKAVNTTGPVIVGDHNPSADTGYDAQTYQQQRRRVLVRTIQPRNL; encoded by the coding sequence ATGATGTGGAGCATGCCGATGCGTCGATGTGAACGGAACCAACAGGGCTTTACGCTGGTGGAATTGATGGCCGCCGTGTTGATCACGGTCGTGATTGTGGCGGCTACCATGACCATGGTTGTCACCTCGAATCGTGCCAATGTCGTGAACACGCAGGTGGCGGATACCCAGCAGAATGTCCGGCTGGCGACCGATCTCCTCAGCCGGGACATCAAGCTTGCCGGCTTCAATTACAACGCGACTGATCCGGCGACGGCCGCGGTGGGTAGCTGCAAGGCCACGATCGGCGCTGTGACAAAACCGGTCGGATTGCTTCCGCAGGATCAATCGCCGAATGGAGCTGATACCGGCGCGGATGGTGTGTCGATGGTGTTGCCGATCATGAACACGACGGGATGGACACTGACGGCGGCTGCGGGCGGAACCGCCAATGCGGCGACATTTGACAATTCGATCAGCCTCTCAGGCACCGCCATTACAGAAATGCTTGCTCAGGGCCTTGCCGTCGATTCCACGATTTCAATCGGAGGGGCGGTCTCAAAAACCGTCAAAACTATCGGTGCGACGTCCATCGGATTCGGGGCCGGAAACTATGTGAGCGGGCAATTTCCCATCGGTACGCCTGTGTATCTCATGCAGTGCGTGCGATACCAAATCGTCGTGAATACGCCGGCCACCTGCGGAAGTAATGCGCCATGCCTCGTCAGAGACAACGTGCCGCTCGTCGATGGCGTCGAAGATCTCCAAATCACGTATGCCTGTGACGGATGCAACCAGGCGGCGCCAAATCCGCTCTATGCTGACGGGATCATCGATGATCAAGACGGGACGTCGTCCGGTGGATTTCCGACCTTTTCTCAGGGCGATTTTGTCTCCGACGGCTCCTGGGCGATCACGCCGAGGACGCCTGACAAAATCAGAATGGCGCAGGTGAGTCTCGTCGTCAAGCCGACGAAGGCGGACGACGGCTTGGATGAGAAGGGCACCAAAGCCGTCAACACGACGGGGCCTGTGATTGTCGGCGATCATAATCCGTCGGCCGACACGGGCTATGACGCCCAGACCTACCAACAGCAACGAAGACGGGTGCTGGTCCGCACCATCCAACCGAGAAATCTGTAG